Proteins encoded by one window of Procambarus clarkii isolate CNS0578487 chromosome 55, FALCON_Pclarkii_2.0, whole genome shotgun sequence:
- the LOC123755968 gene encoding involucrin-like: MAVVAHPERHMATVGHPERHMAVVGHPERHMATVAHLERHMAVVGHPERHMATVAHPERHMALVGHPERYMATVGHPERHMATVGHPEGHMAMVGHPERHMALVAHPEGHMAAVAHPEGHMAAVAHPERHMAVMAHPKRHMATVGHPERHMATVGHPERHMAMVGHPERHMALMAHPEGHMATVARPERHMTLVGHPERHMARVGHPERHMALVGHPERHMALVAHPERHMATVGHPERHMATVGHPERHMALVGHPERHMALVGHPERHMALVGHPERHMALVGHPERHMALVGHPERHMTLVGHPERHMATVSHPERHMAMVAHPERHMTLVGHPERHMATVSHPERHMAMVAHPERHMTLVGHPERHMALVGHPERHMATVGHPERHMATVGHPERHMALVGHPERHMATVAHPERHMTLVGHPERHMAMVAHPERHMTLVGHPERHMALVGHPERHMATVGHPERHMATVGHPERHMTLVGHPERHMALVGHPERHMATVGHPERHMATVGHPERHMALVGHPERHMALVFNQKEWWYFQVDST; this comes from the coding sequence ATGGCCGTGGTGGCTCACCCTGAGAGACACATGGCCACGGTGGGTCACCCTGAGAGACACATGGCCGTGGTGGGTCACCCTGAGAGACACATGGCCACGGTGGCTCACCTTGAGAGACACATGGCCGTGGTGGGTCACCCTGAGAGACACATGGCCACGGTGGCTCACCCTGAGAGACACATGGCCCTGGTGGGTCACCCTGAGAGATACATGGCCACGGTGGGTCACCCTGAGAGACACATGGCCACGGTGGGTCACCCTGAGGGACACATGGCCATGGTGGGTCACCCTGAGAGACACATGGCCCTGGTGGCTCACCCTGAGGGACACATGGCCGCGGTGGCTCACCCTGAGGGACACATGGCCGCGGTGGCTCACCCTGAGAGACACATGGCCGTGATGGCTCACCCTAAGAGACACATGGCCACGGTGGGTCACCCTGAGAGACACATGGCCACGGTGGGTCACCCTGAGAGACACATGGCCATGGTGGGTCACCCTGAGAGACACATGGCCCTGATGGCTCACCCTGAGGGACACATGGCCACGGTGGCTCGCCCTGAGAGACACATGACCCTGGTGGGTCACCCTGAGAGACACATGGCCCGTGTGGGTCACCCTGAGAGACACATGGCCCTGGTAGGTCACCCTGAGAGACACATGGCCCTGGTGGCTCACCCTGAGAGACACATGGCCACGGTGGGTCACCCTGAGAGACACATGGCCACGGTGGGTCATCCTGAGAGACACATGGCCCTGGTGGGTCACCCTGAGAGACACATGGCCCTGGTGGGTCACCCTGAGAGACACATGGCCCTGGTGGGTCACCCTGAGAGACACATGGCCCTGGTGGGTCACCCTGAGAGACACATGGCCCTGGTGGGTCACCCTGAGAGACACATGACCCTGGTAGGTCACCCTGAGAGACACATGGCCACGGTGAGTCACCCTGAGAGACACATGGCCATGGTGGCTCACCCTGAGAGACACATGACCCTGGTAGGTCACCCTGAGAGACACATGGCCACGGTGAGTCACCCTGAGAGACACATGGCCATGGTGGCTCACCCTGAGAGACACATGACCCTGGTGGGTCACCCTGAGAGACACATGGCCCTGGTGGGTCACCCTGAGAGACACATGGCCACGGTGGGTCACCCTGAGAGACACATGGCCACGGTGGGTCATCCTGAGAGACACATGGCCCTGGTGGGTCACCCTGAGAGACACATGGCCACGGTGGCTCACCCTGAGAGACACATGACCCTGGTGGGTCACCCTGAGAGACACATGGCCATGGTGGCTCACCCTGAGAGACACATGACCCTGGTGGGTCACCCTGAGAGACACATGGCCCTGGTGGGTCACCCTGAGAGACACATGGCCACGGTGGGTCACCCTGAGAGACACATGGCCACGGTGGGTCATCCTGAGAGACACATGACCCTGGTGGGTCACCCTGAGAGACACATGGCCCTGGTGGGTCACCCTGAGAGACACATGGCCACGGTGGGTCACCCTGAGAGACACATGGCCACGGTGGGTCATCCTGAGAGACACATGGCCCTGGTGGGTCACCCTGAGAGACACATGGCCCTGGTATTTAACCAGAAGGAGTGGTGGTACTTCCAGGTGGACAGTACCTGA